The Pseudomonas bijieensis DNA window GCCTGTCACGAAAACCGGCGCATCATAGCGGAGTTCGGAACCCCGAACCTGCCTATAGAGTCCAGTGATTAGTCATACGCTCAAAACAGGGCTAGGTTAAAGGCTCTGTCCGTTCCGTCAGTCCGTAGCCGTGCGGACTCAAAGGAGTCATTTCAATGCCGTCCCTCGATAGCCTGAAAACCCTTAAAACCCTGCAAGTCGACGCCAGGACCTACCACTACTTCAGCCTACCGGATGCCGCCCGAAGCCTGGGCGACCTGGACAAACTGCCCATGTCATTGAAGGTACTGCTGGAAAACCTGCTGCGCTGGGAAGATGAAAAAACCGTCACCGGCACCGACCTCAAGGCCCTGGCCGGGTGGCTCAAGGAACGTCGTTCCGAGCGCGAGATTCAATACCGCCCCGCCCGGGTGTTGATGCAAGACTTCACCGGGGTTCCCGCCGTGGTCGACCTGGCCGCCATGCGCGCCGCCGTGGAAAAGGCCGGCGGCGATCCCCAGCGGATCAACCCGCTGTCGCCGGTGGACCTGGTGATCGACCACTCGGTGATGGTCGACAAGTTCGCCAGCAGCCAGGCGTTCGAGCAGAACGTCGACATCGAAATGCAACGCAACGGCGAACGCTACGCCTTCCTGCGCTGGGGCCAGAGCGCCTTCGACAATTTCAGCGTAGTGCCGCCGGGCACCGGCATCTGCCATCAGGTCAACCTCGAATACCTGGGCCGCACCGTGTGGACCAAAGAGGAAGACGGCCGCACCTACGCCTTCCCGGACACGCTGGTGGGCACCGACTCCCACACCACCATGATCAACGGCCTCGGCGTACTGGGCTGGGGCGTCGGCGGGATCGAGGCGGAAGCCGCCATGCTCGGCCAACCGGTGTCGATGCTGATTCCCGAGGTCATCGGCTTCAAACTCGTCGGCAAGCTGCGCGAAGGCATCACCGCCACCGACCTGGTGCTGACCGTCACGCAGATGCTGCGCAAGAAAGGCGTGGTGGGCAAATTCGTCGAGTTCTATGGCGACGGTCTTGCCGACCTGCCCCTGGCCGACCGCGCCACCATCGCCAACATGGCCCCGGAATATGGCGCCACCTGCGGTTTCTTCCCGGTGGACGATGTGACCCTGGACTACTTGCGCCTGTCGGGGCGGCCAGCGGAAACGGTGAAACTGGTGGAAGCCTATTGCAAGGCCCAGGGCCTGTGGCGCCTGCCCGGCCAGGAGCCGGTGTTCACCGACACACTGGAGCTGGACATGGGCAGCGTAGAAGCCAGCCTCGCCGGCCCCAAACGCCCTCAGGACCGAGTCTCGCTGCCGAATGTCGGCCAGGCTTTCAGTGATTTCCTGGGGTTGCAGGTCAAACCCACCAGCAAGGAAGAAGGTCGTCTGGAAAGCGAAGGTGGCGGTGGCGTCGCGGTAGGCAACGCCGATCAGGTGGGAGAAACCGAATACGAGTTCGAAGGCCACACTCATCGCCTGAAAAACGGCGCGGTGGTGATCGCAGCCATCACTTCCTGCACCAACACCTCCAACCCCAGCGTGATGATGGCCGCCGGACTGCTGGCGAAAAAAGCCGTGGAAAAGGGCCTTACCCGCAAGCCTTGGGTCAAGAGTTCCCTGGCGCCGGGTTCCAAGGTGGTCACCGACTACTACAAGGCGGCCGGCCTGACCGAGTACCTGGATAAACTCGGCTTCGACCTGGTGGGCTATGGTTGCACCACCTGCATCGGCAACTCCGGGCCGCTGCCAGAGCCCATCGAAAAGGCCATCCAGAAAGCCGACCTGACCGTGGCCTCGGTACTGTCGGGCAACCGCAACTTCGAAGGCCGGGTGCATCCGCTGGTGAAGACCAACTGGCTGGCCTCGCCGCCGCTGGTGGTCGCCTATGCCCTGGCCGGCACCGTGCGCATCGACATCAGCAGCGAGCCGCTGGGCAACGACCGGGACGGCAACCCGGTGTACCTGCGGGACATCTGGCCCAGCAGCCAGGAAGTGGCTGCCGCCGTGGCCCAGGTCAACACCAGCATGTTCCACAAGGAATACGCCGCCGTGTTTGCCGGTGACGAACAATGGCAGGCCATCGAAGTGCCGCAAGCGGCGACTTACGTCTGGCAGGACGACTCGACCTACATCCAGCACCCGCCATTCTTCGACAACATCGACGGGCCGCCACCGGCCGTGAGGAACGTCGAGGGCGCCCGGGTCCTGGCCCTGCTGGGCGATTCAGTGACCACCGACCATATCTCCCCGGCGGGCAACATCAAGACCGACAGCCCCGCCGGTCGCTACCTGCGCGAACAGGGCGTAGAGCCGCGAGACTTCAACTCCTATGGCTCCAGACGCGGCAACCACCAAGTGATGATGCGCGGCACCTTCGCCAATATCCGCATTCGCAACGAAATGCTCGACGGCGAAGAAGGCGGCAACACGATCTACATCCCCAGCGGCGAACGAATGCCGATCTACGATGCCGCCATGCTGTACCAGGCCACGGGCACGCCACTGGTGGTGATCGCCGGCCAGGAATATGGCACCGGATCGAGCCGGGACTGGGCAGCCAAGGGCACGAACCTGCTGGGGGTCAAGGCGGTGATCGCCGAAAGCTTCGAGCGCATCCATCGCTCCAACCTGGTGGGCATGGGCGTGCTGCCGCTGCAGTTCAAGCTCGACCAGAACCGCAAGAGCCTGAACCTTACGGGCAAGGAAACCCTGGACATCCTGGGACTCAATGACGTCGAACTGACCCCGCGCATGAACCTGCCCTTGGTCATCACCCGCGAGGACGGCAGCCAAGAGCGAATCGAAGTGTTGTGCCGGATCGATACCTTGAATGAAGTGGAGTATTTCAAGGCCGGCGGGATCCTTCACTATGTCCTACGGCAATTGATTGCAGCGTAAAAAGACCTGTCCTACGAAAACACCGCCGCTTAAGGGCGGTGTTTTCGTTTGGGCCTGCCTATAATCCCGCCGGTTCCGACCGCCCTGCCCGCTACAACTGTTCATCAGCCTCAAAAGGATGTGATATGCCTGCCCTACCCTGGCCCTACCTGGCCCTCCTCTCCATTGGCTATACCCTGGCCCTGGCCTACGGCCAGCTGGCCTGGACCGCGGTCATTTCCATTGCGCTGTTGCTGTTTGCCGGGTATGCGGTTCGTCAGCAGCAAATGCCGGTGGGTCGGTTTCTCGGACACGTCCTTTTCGCGGTGATGGCATTGGCGTTGGCCATGCACTGGATGCCCGGGTTCTTCAATGGGCGCGTGATCCCGGCGCAACGCCTGACCGACGATGCCGCACCGTTCGCGATGTACCTGAACCAGGACAAGCCGCTGATCGGTTTCTGGCTGTTACTGGCCTGCCCCTGGATCGTCGGCCGGCGCCCATTGCGCCTGTCGGTCCAGGCCACGGCGCTGGGCCTGGCGGTGAGTGCGCTGCTGGCCCTCGGCGGAGCCGTGCTGCTGGGCATGGTCCACTGGGCGCCGAAGTGGCCGGATCACGCCTGGTTGTGGATGCTCAATAATCTTTTATTGGTGACGCTCGTGGAGGAAGCGCTGTTTCGTGGCTACATTCAGGGGAGCTTGATCCAGCGCTTCAAACATTTGGCCCATGGCGACACTCTGGCGTTGCTCCTGGCCTCGCTGCTGTTCGGCCTGGTACACGCCGGCGCAGGGTGGCAATGGGTGCTGCTGTCGGGCTTGGCGGGGGTCGGTTATGGCCTGGCGTATCGTTTTGGTGGCCTGGGAGCGGCGATTGCCACGCACTTTCTGCTCAACCTGCTTCATTTCGCCCTATTTACCTACCCGATGCTCGCGTGATAGCGACAGGCAAAAATAACTTCAACTAAAACCTGACGACGCCGACAACCTTTCATAGCCTTTCAAAGCCTTGCGGATCTACACACCATGCGTAATAACCAACCCGTCACACAACGCGAAAGGACCTTCCCGGCCCAGCAACGACTTATTTCTACCACCGACACCAAGGGCGTAATCACCTACTGCAACGATGCGTTCGTCGAGATCAGCGGGTATTCGAAGGAAGAACTGATCCGTTCGCCGCACAACCTGGTGCGCCATCCCGATGTCCCATCCGCTGTGTTCGCGCACATGTGGGGCATGCTCAAACAAGGCTTGCCATGGATGGGCATCGTCAAGAATCGCAGCAAGAACGGTGACCATTACTGGGTCAACGCCTACGTCACGCCCGTGTTCGAGGGCAATCAGGTGGTCGGCTACGAATCGGTGCGGGTCAAACCTTCCGCCGAGCAGATCAGCCGCGCCGAAGCCCTTTACCTACGCATCAACCAAGGCAAGTCCGCGGTTCCGGGCAGCGACAAATGGCTGCCGATGCTACAGGACTGGCTGCCGTTCATTCTGGTCAGCCAACTGAGCTTCGTCGTGGGTGCCTTCCTGAATTCCCACTGGGGCTTTGCCCTGGCGGCCGTGCTGTCAGTGCCCTTGGGGCTGATGGGCCTGCAATGGCAGCAACGCGGGATCAAGCGCCTGCTGCGCCTGGCCGAACAAACCACGTCCGACCCGCTGATCGCCCGGATGTACACCGACAGCCGCGGCGTCCAGGCACGCCTGGAGATGTCGATCCTCAGCCAGGAAGCGCGCCTGAAGACCTGCCTGACCCGTCTGCAGGACACCGCCGAGCACCTTAACGAACAGGCTCGCCAGTCCAACAACCTGGCCCATGACAGCTCCAACGGCCTGGAGCGCCAGCGGGTAGAGACCGAACAGGTCGCCACGGCTGTCAACCAGATGGCGGCAACGACCCAGGAAGTCGCCAGCCACGTGCAGCGCACCGCCGATGCCACCCAGGAAGCCAATCGCCTGACCAGCCGCGGCCGCGATATCGCCGGGGAAACCCGTGACGCCATCGAGCGTTTGTCGGTGGTGGTCGGCGAAACGGGCCAGACCGTGACCCAACTGGCCAAGGACAGCGACGAGATCGGCGGCGTGGTGGACGTGATCAAAGGCATCGCCGACCAGACCAACCTGCTGGCCCTCAACGCCGCCATCGAAGCGGCCCGCGCCGGGGAAATGGGCCGCGGCTTTGCCGTAGTGGCCGATGAAGTGCGGCAATTGGCCCAACGCACCAGCGAATCCACCGGGCAGATCCACGCCCTGATCGCCAAGCTCCAGCAGACCGCCACCAACGCCGTGCAGACCATGGATGCCGGCCATCGGCAGGCCGAAGAAGGCGTGGCGCGGGTCATGGAGGCGGACGCGGCGCTGGTGGGGATCAGCGAAGCAGTGGCCAACATCACCGACATGACCACACAGATCGCTGCCGCTACCGAAGAGCAGAGTTCGGTGGCCGAAGAGATCAGCCGCAACATCAGCAACATCTCGGAACTGGCCGACCAGACCTCGGGCCAGGCCCACAGCTCGGCGCTGCTCAGCGAAGAACTGACCCGGACAGCCAATACTCAGTATTCGTTGGTGGAGCGGTTTAACCGCTGATCGTTGGCTGGAACAGAAAAACCCGGACAGCGAAAGCGTCCGGGTTTTTTATTGCCTGGCGGGCCGCCATCGCGAGCAGGCTCGCTCCCACAGGGGTTGTGGGTCGCTCATTCAAATGCATTCCACTGCGGGAGCGAGCGTGCTCGCGATGAGGCCATGACTGGCAGCATCAGTCTTGAGACAGGAACCCGGCCACTCCCTGCGCCGCCGCCTCCAGATGCTGCTCATGGCTAAACCCCGAAGCCTTCAGCGGTTTCAAATCATGATCGCCCGCCACCAACCACATCACCTCGATGCTGGGTGACAATGCATATCCC harbors:
- the acnA gene encoding aconitate hydratase AcnA, whose amino-acid sequence is MPSLDSLKTLKTLQVDARTYHYFSLPDAARSLGDLDKLPMSLKVLLENLLRWEDEKTVTGTDLKALAGWLKERRSEREIQYRPARVLMQDFTGVPAVVDLAAMRAAVEKAGGDPQRINPLSPVDLVIDHSVMVDKFASSQAFEQNVDIEMQRNGERYAFLRWGQSAFDNFSVVPPGTGICHQVNLEYLGRTVWTKEEDGRTYAFPDTLVGTDSHTTMINGLGVLGWGVGGIEAEAAMLGQPVSMLIPEVIGFKLVGKLREGITATDLVLTVTQMLRKKGVVGKFVEFYGDGLADLPLADRATIANMAPEYGATCGFFPVDDVTLDYLRLSGRPAETVKLVEAYCKAQGLWRLPGQEPVFTDTLELDMGSVEASLAGPKRPQDRVSLPNVGQAFSDFLGLQVKPTSKEEGRLESEGGGGVAVGNADQVGETEYEFEGHTHRLKNGAVVIAAITSCTNTSNPSVMMAAGLLAKKAVEKGLTRKPWVKSSLAPGSKVVTDYYKAAGLTEYLDKLGFDLVGYGCTTCIGNSGPLPEPIEKAIQKADLTVASVLSGNRNFEGRVHPLVKTNWLASPPLVVAYALAGTVRIDISSEPLGNDRDGNPVYLRDIWPSSQEVAAAVAQVNTSMFHKEYAAVFAGDEQWQAIEVPQAATYVWQDDSTYIQHPPFFDNIDGPPPAVRNVEGARVLALLGDSVTTDHISPAGNIKTDSPAGRYLREQGVEPRDFNSYGSRRGNHQVMMRGTFANIRIRNEMLDGEEGGNTIYIPSGERMPIYDAAMLYQATGTPLVVIAGQEYGTGSSRDWAAKGTNLLGVKAVIAESFERIHRSNLVGMGVLPLQFKLDQNRKSLNLTGKETLDILGLNDVELTPRMNLPLVITREDGSQERIEVLCRIDTLNEVEYFKAGGILHYVLRQLIAA
- a CDS encoding CPBP family intramembrane glutamic endopeptidase; translated protein: MPALPWPYLALLSIGYTLALAYGQLAWTAVISIALLLFAGYAVRQQQMPVGRFLGHVLFAVMALALAMHWMPGFFNGRVIPAQRLTDDAAPFAMYLNQDKPLIGFWLLLACPWIVGRRPLRLSVQATALGLAVSALLALGGAVLLGMVHWAPKWPDHAWLWMLNNLLLVTLVEEALFRGYIQGSLIQRFKHLAHGDTLALLLASLLFGLVHAGAGWQWVLLSGLAGVGYGLAYRFGGLGAAIATHFLLNLLHFALFTYPMLA
- a CDS encoding methyl-accepting chemotaxis protein — encoded protein: MRNNQPVTQRERTFPAQQRLISTTDTKGVITYCNDAFVEISGYSKEELIRSPHNLVRHPDVPSAVFAHMWGMLKQGLPWMGIVKNRSKNGDHYWVNAYVTPVFEGNQVVGYESVRVKPSAEQISRAEALYLRINQGKSAVPGSDKWLPMLQDWLPFILVSQLSFVVGAFLNSHWGFALAAVLSVPLGLMGLQWQQRGIKRLLRLAEQTTSDPLIARMYTDSRGVQARLEMSILSQEARLKTCLTRLQDTAEHLNEQARQSNNLAHDSSNGLERQRVETEQVATAVNQMAATTQEVASHVQRTADATQEANRLTSRGRDIAGETRDAIERLSVVVGETGQTVTQLAKDSDEIGGVVDVIKGIADQTNLLALNAAIEAARAGEMGRGFAVVADEVRQLAQRTSESTGQIHALIAKLQQTATNAVQTMDAGHRQAEEGVARVMEADAALVGISEAVANITDMTTQIAAATEEQSSVAEEISRNISNISELADQTSGQAHSSALLSEELTRTANTQYSLVERFNR